A region from the Synergistaceae bacterium genome encodes:
- the selD gene encoding selenide, water dikinase SelD, with product MSCCYDNSQLGKKRLTELSHSSGUAAKIGPADLQKVLSGIPQVYGDRVLASWNGNEDAAIFEIDSNRLGILTIDFITPVVDDAFTWGQIAAANSISDVFAMGGRPIVALNVVCFPTKYLEIEVLSKILEGGFDRVRSAGAFLVGGHSVQDDEPKYGLVVYGEVEKNKLWRTTGAKPGDKLILTKQLGTGIAITAIKADMIENELTRTHAESSMKKLNMLNLPDDLHKNIHAATDVTGFGLAGHLADMLGENIDCDLFVEKLPAIPGVKDLADMGLVPEGAYRNQAAFEKFINGYDCARSDLDLIFDAQTSGGLLLAVSDDKANELLTHVKNIGFEHAQIIGEFKAGAGKINLQ from the coding sequence GTGTCGTGCTGTTATGATAATAGCCAGCTCGGAAAAAAGCGACTCACTGAATTATCGCATTCAAGCGGGTGAGCAGCGAAAATAGGTCCGGCGGATCTACAAAAAGTTTTGTCAGGAATCCCGCAAGTTTACGGCGATAGAGTCTTAGCTTCATGGAACGGCAACGAGGACGCAGCAATTTTCGAAATTGACTCTAACCGGCTCGGCATTCTCACAATAGATTTTATAACGCCCGTAGTAGATGACGCTTTTACATGGGGACAGATAGCGGCTGCAAATTCAATCAGCGACGTTTTTGCGATGGGAGGCCGTCCGATTGTTGCGTTAAATGTCGTCTGCTTCCCGACAAAATATTTAGAGATTGAAGTCTTGAGCAAAATTTTAGAGGGAGGCTTTGACCGCGTTCGTTCGGCGGGGGCTTTCTTGGTTGGAGGTCATAGCGTGCAGGATGATGAACCTAAATACGGACTTGTTGTTTATGGTGAAGTCGAGAAAAATAAATTATGGCGCACAACAGGAGCTAAACCGGGCGACAAATTGATTTTGACAAAGCAATTAGGCACAGGAATAGCAATAACGGCCATAAAAGCTGACATGATCGAGAATGAATTAACGCGCACTCACGCCGAGTCAAGCATGAAGAAATTAAATATGTTGAATCTGCCCGACGACCTGCACAAAAATATTCACGCTGCTACTGATGTTACGGGATTCGGCTTGGCTGGTCATTTAGCTGACATGTTAGGCGAAAATATTGACTGTGATTTATTTGTTGAGAAATTACCGGCTATTCCTGGCGTTAAAGATCTTGCAGATATGGGACTCGTTCCTGAAGGCGCATACAGGAATCAGGCAGCATTTGAAAAATTTATAAATGGTTATGACTGCGCACGCTCGGACTTGGATTTGATATTTGACGCTCAGACATCGGGAGGTTTGTTGCTCGCAGTGAGTGATGACAAAGCAAATGAATTATTGACTCACGTTAAAAATATCGGCTTTGAACACGCACAAATTATCGGAGAGTTTAAGGCCGGTGCAGGGAAAATTAATTTGCAGTAA